The following proteins come from a genomic window of Ferrovibrio sp. MS7:
- a CDS encoding 1-deoxy-D-xylulose-5-phosphate reductoisomerase produces the protein MTVPKRVTVLGSTGSVGCSTVDLLQREPERFTVEALTANGNVALLAEQARLLHARLAVIGDETLLPELRARLAGSGIEAAGGRQALVEAATRPADWVMAAIVGAAGLEPTLAAVRRGAMVALANKETLVCAGELVMAEAQRCGATILPVDSEHNAIFQVFDFKAPESVDRIILTASGGPFRTLSLAEMREATPAQAIAHPIWSMGAKISVDSATLMNKGLELIEASYLFPVPEERIEVLIHPQSVVHSLVAYMDGSVLAQLGTPDMRTPIAFTLAWPSRMAAPAARLDLAAIAKLTFEVPDSARFPALNLARRALQSGGAAPTILNAANEVAVEAFLSGRIGFLDIARIVEQTLARVNRRVLGDLEAVRDADQSARRYALQVIDPLTDDRVGNVHKLARRPRGEA, from the coding sequence ATGACGGTGCCCAAGCGTGTCACGGTGCTGGGTTCCACCGGGTCGGTTGGCTGCTCCACGGTCGATCTGCTGCAGCGCGAGCCCGAACGTTTCACCGTCGAGGCGCTGACGGCGAATGGCAATGTTGCCTTGCTGGCCGAGCAGGCGCGGCTGCTGCATGCCCGGCTGGCGGTGATCGGCGACGAGACGCTGCTGCCTGAATTGCGCGCCCGGCTGGCCGGCAGCGGCATCGAAGCCGCCGGCGGTCGCCAGGCCCTGGTGGAAGCGGCAACCCGGCCGGCCGATTGGGTGATGGCGGCGATTGTCGGTGCCGCCGGGCTGGAACCGACCCTGGCAGCGGTGCGCCGAGGCGCCATGGTCGCCCTCGCCAACAAGGAAACCCTGGTCTGCGCCGGCGAACTGGTAATGGCCGAAGCGCAGCGCTGCGGCGCCACCATCCTGCCGGTCGATTCCGAGCACAACGCCATCTTCCAAGTCTTTGATTTCAAAGCCCCGGAGAGTGTCGACCGGATCATCCTGACGGCATCCGGGGGGCCGTTCCGCACCCTCAGCCTGGCGGAAATGCGCGAAGCCACCCCGGCGCAGGCGATCGCCCATCCGATTTGGAGCATGGGGGCGAAGATTTCGGTCGATTCCGCCACCCTGATGAACAAGGGCCTGGAACTGATCGAGGCAAGCTACCTGTTTCCGGTGCCGGAAGAGCGGATCGAGGTGCTGATCCATCCGCAATCCGTGGTGCACAGCCTGGTCGCCTATATGGACGGCTCGGTGCTGGCCCAGCTCGGTACGCCGGACATGCGCACGCCGATTGCCTTCACGCTCGCCTGGCCGTCGCGGATGGCGGCTCCAGCGGCCCGGCTGGACCTTGCGGCCATAGCCAAACTGACCTTTGAAGTCCCTGATTCCGCACGCTTTCCGGCACTCAATCTGGCACGGCGAGCCTTGCAAAGCGGGGGGGCGGCGCCTACTATCCTGAATGCTGCCAACGAAGTGGCGGTGGAAGCTTTTTTGAGCGGCAGGATCGGCTTCCTGGATATTGCGCGGATTGTCGAGCAGACATTGGCCCGGGTGAACCGCAGGGTGCTTGGTGATCTGGAGGCCGTGCGGGATGCGGATCAGTCAGCGCGCCGCTACGCGCTTCAGGTGATCGACCCGCTGACCGACGACCGCGTCGGCAATGTGCATAAGCTGGCGCGGCGGCCGCGCGGCGAGGCTTGA
- a CDS encoding phosphatidate cytidylyltransferase, translated as MAASAALAAAMAEVPSHGASQGSSALAKRIVSAAVMLPLALAALWFGKWVFAGLVALAAVLMLREWQRLPDGPGPVGVDPRALALGGVGLVAAIALMRVDQRLASFIILLFGAAAYVWALPARRAWAFGGIVYVGLPCLSLIWLRDMPDHGRLIVFWVLGVVWATDTGAYAFGRVIGGPKLIPSISPNKTWAGLLGGMLCAGLAGYGIASLDPRLPAQALGFFAALVAVVAQAGDFFESGIKRRFGVKDSGGLIPGHGGALDRLDGVLFAAPFVALGLLLWGRGFWS; from the coding sequence ATGGCCGCGAGCGCCGCTTTGGCGGCAGCGATGGCTGAAGTGCCGTCTCATGGCGCCAGCCAGGGCAGCAGTGCCCTGGCCAAGCGCATCGTTTCTGCTGCCGTCATGCTGCCCCTGGCGCTGGCGGCATTGTGGTTCGGGAAATGGGTTTTCGCCGGCTTGGTGGCATTGGCGGCCGTGCTGATGCTGCGCGAATGGCAGCGCCTGCCCGATGGTCCCGGCCCGGTTGGCGTAGACCCTCGTGCGCTGGCGCTGGGCGGTGTTGGCCTGGTGGCCGCGATTGCCCTGATGCGGGTGGATCAGCGGCTGGCTTCCTTCATCATTCTGCTGTTTGGCGCGGCGGCCTATGTCTGGGCCCTGCCGGCGCGGCGCGCCTGGGCTTTCGGCGGCATTGTCTATGTCGGACTGCCCTGTCTCAGCCTGATCTGGCTGCGCGACATGCCCGATCATGGCCGCCTGATTGTGTTCTGGGTGCTGGGCGTGGTCTGGGCCACCGATACCGGTGCCTATGCCTTCGGCCGCGTCATCGGCGGGCCGAAACTGATACCCTCGATCAGCCCGAACAAGACCTGGGCCGGGCTGCTCGGCGGCATGCTCTGTGCCGGCCTGGCCGGCTATGGCATTGCCAGCCTTGATCCGCGCCTGCCGGCCCAGGCGCTGGGATTTTTCGCGGCCCTCGTTGCCGTGGTGGCGCAGGCCGGCGATTTCTTCGAGTCCGGCATCAAGCGGCGCTTTGGCGTGAAGGATAGCGGCGGGCTGATTCCCGGCCATGGCGGTGCCCTCGACCGGCTCGATGGAGTGCTGTTCGCGGCGCCTTTCGTCGCGCTCGGCCTGCTGCTCTGGGGGCGGGGGTTCTGGTCATGA
- the frr gene encoding ribosome recycling factor, translating to MAEPDIDDIERRMNKAIDVLKQEYTGLRTGRASTSMLDPVRVDVYGSSMPINQVGTISVPEPRMISVSVWDKSNVKAVEKAIAASGLGLNPQADGTLIRIPIPELNEQRRKELSKVAGQYAEQAKVAVRGVRRDGMDSLKKLEKDHEIGEDDAKMWQEEIQRLTDEATKKIDEMLAAKSKEIMQV from the coding sequence ATGGCCGAACCGGATATCGACGATATCGAGCGGCGCATGAACAAGGCGATCGACGTGCTGAAGCAGGAATATACCGGTCTGCGTACCGGCCGTGCCTCGACCAGCATGCTCGACCCCGTGCGGGTGGATGTCTATGGCAGCTCGATGCCGATCAACCAGGTCGGCACCATCAGCGTGCCGGAACCGCGCATGATCAGCGTCTCGGTGTGGGACAAGTCGAACGTGAAGGCGGTGGAGAAGGCGATTGCCGCCTCCGGCCTTGGCCTCAACCCGCAGGCCGACGGCACCCTGATCCGTATCCCGATCCCGGAACTGAACGAGCAGCGCCGCAAGGAGCTGAGCAAGGTGGCCGGCCAGTATGCCGAACAGGCCAAGGTGGCGGTGCGCGGCGTGCGCCGCGATGGCATGGATAGCCTGAAGAAGCTGGAGAAGGACCACGAGATCGGCGAGGACGATGCCAAGATGTGGCAGGAAGAGATCCAGCGCCTGACCGATGAGGCCACCAAGAAGATCGACGAGATGCTGGCGGCCAAGTCCAAGGAGATCATGCAGGTCTGA
- a CDS encoding isoprenyl transferase gives MAVAAQDIASLAAHGSGHPPPRHVAIIMDGNGRWAKARGLPRNLGHRQGVDTVRDIVRASRDFGIEYLTLYAFSTENWKRPAAEVAGLMDLLRLFIRRELDELHRNGVRIRMIGDRSRLAADIVPMIEEAEARTQDNQRLTLVLALSYGGQDEIVRATQRIAAAVAAGQIKPEQIDRALIEQNLYTAGIPDPDLVIRTSGEQRLSNFLIWQAAYSEIVFVEKLWPDFGADDLKAAITEFHGRERRFGGSDG, from the coding sequence ATGGCTGTGGCCGCCCAGGATATCGCGTCGCTTGCGGCGCATGGCAGCGGCCACCCACCGCCGCGCCACGTTGCCATCATCATGGATGGCAACGGCCGCTGGGCCAAGGCGCGTGGCCTGCCGCGCAATCTGGGCCATCGCCAGGGCGTCGATACCGTGCGCGACATCGTGCGCGCCAGCCGCGATTTCGGCATCGAATACCTGACGCTCTACGCTTTCTCGACCGAGAACTGGAAGCGCCCGGCGGCGGAAGTCGCCGGCTTGATGGACCTGCTGCGGCTGTTCATCCGCCGCGAGCTTGATGAACTGCACCGCAACGGCGTGCGCATCCGCATGATCGGCGACCGCTCGCGGCTTGCTGCCGATATCGTGCCGATGATCGAGGAGGCGGAGGCCCGCACCCAGGATAATCAGCGCTTGACCCTGGTCCTGGCGCTGTCCTATGGCGGCCAGGATGAGATTGTGCGGGCGACGCAACGTATCGCCGCCGCGGTGGCCGCCGGCCAGATCAAGCCGGAGCAGATCGACCGCGCGCTGATCGAGCAGAATCTCTACACCGCCGGTATTCCTGATCCCGACCTGGTGATCCGTACCAGCGGCGAGCAGCGCCTGAGCAATTTCCTCATCTGGCAGGCCGCCTACAGCGAGATCGTGTTCGTCGAAAAGCTGTGGCCGGATTTCGGCGCCGACGATCTCAAGGCAGCCATCACGGAATTCCATGGCCGCGAGCGCCGCTTTGGCGGCAGCGATGGCTGA
- the pyrH gene encoding UMP kinase codes for MSASFKYRRVLLKCSGEALMGPTPYGIDFETVDRIAKEVKSVQSLGAEVCLVIGGGNIFRGVAGATQGMQRASADYMGMLATTINALAMQHALERHNVDTRVQSAIRMDTVCEPYIRRRAIRHLEKGRVVIFAAGTGNPFFTTDTAAALRAAEMGCDALLKGTQVDGVYTDDPKKNPAATRYERVSYHDVLAKDLKVMDAAAISVARENKIPILVFSLHEPGGFAKVLKGEGRCTVVEGE; via the coding sequence ATGAGCGCCAGCTTCAAATACCGCCGCGTCCTGCTGAAATGTTCGGGCGAGGCGTTGATGGGGCCGACCCCTTACGGCATCGATTTCGAGACCGTCGACCGTATCGCCAAGGAAGTGAAGTCGGTGCAGTCGCTCGGCGCCGAGGTCTGCCTGGTGATCGGCGGCGGCAATATCTTTCGCGGTGTCGCCGGGGCCACCCAGGGCATGCAGCGCGCTTCCGCCGACTATATGGGCATGCTGGCCACCACCATTAATGCCCTGGCGATGCAGCATGCGCTGGAGCGCCATAATGTCGACACACGTGTGCAGTCGGCTATCCGGATGGACACCGTCTGTGAGCCCTATATCCGCCGCCGCGCCATCCGCCACCTGGAAAAGGGCCGGGTGGTGATCTTTGCCGCCGGCACCGGCAACCCGTTCTTCACCACCGATACCGCCGCCGCGCTCCGCGCTGCCGAGATGGGCTGCGACGCCCTGCTCAAGGGCACCCAGGTGGATGGCGTCTATACCGATGACCCGAAGAAGAACCCGGCCGCCACGCGCTACGAGCGGGTCAGCTACCACGATGTGCTGGCCAAGGACCTTAAGGTGATGGATGCCGCCGCCATCAGCGTGGCGCGGGAGAACAAGATTCCGATCCTGGTCTTCTCCTTGCACGAACCGGGTGGCTTCGCCAAAGTGCTGAAAGGCGAGGGCCGCTGCACCGTGGTTGAGGGCGAGTAA